A single genomic interval of Armigeres subalbatus isolate Guangzhou_Male chromosome 1, GZ_Asu_2, whole genome shotgun sequence harbors:
- the LOC134226559 gene encoding serine/arginine repetitive matrix protein 2-like isoform X2 yields MPITTKRRRQTIFPPDSHVSGNSFISNDRHRNRHRMQPLLEPPGSSSIIEISSAENTPIPTLGLQDPRSSVRISSVQQGRATRLTDVDMVLEDTELPSQRIRTQLFHLDETNTSLVNLDETDMIIRDRPKSSVAQRWTRSGSIIPPEAADTRRSSVYSMVTKRNRQRARSVAQNSSIAVADVVRSKSSARRDTNPEPVKNLSQISEEQSNSMNSSGSQSTPKPFVRELVIQTRTMRKKGKKWSIGQDNTEHASQTSSTPNAIAAESTVVQSTKPQSSSKEPDSGSVQMRRQGRKRSRNKASESATSELSSEPANRPRTRSVSRTRHPEILTRRRRRSRNASDAKHTKCSSSSEETDQRSKPKRLRIQSASRGRSRTKGVAESLIGEPVKQTRPRTRSVSPDRPPEILTTGRKRSHNAADDKHAKRSSNSGEVSRKSESIHSRIQSGSGSRDKTVAESVISKPAEGSANRSRTRSISRTHQPQASTNRRNASNAKHTNQSSSSEEAVPESVTSESAGGSTNRPRTRSVSRTRQPEMLTNRPRTRSVSRTRQPDSLTNSRRRLRNAKDTKGARSRNKDVINKPAEESEIISNPRRRSRNASDAKHTKQSSGSEEAIAESVASESAGRSTNRHRTRSVSRTRQPDILTNRDGRSTHKDQPPSSEEDNKKSKSLRRRNQSKSLNRSHDKADVESVASELRDQTENVNRRRHRNLIAAESNRIEHTKRKSSYDSGLTMVRSRIRSISQSCDATESSNNSIKAAGNSKKRTKTKSSLTATPNTTSRAKSVPREVMLSPPSSSIGNKSSNEHNIPVYRKYAENVLKLAVSPAVKSTKHKSTSRPADGAGSDVYMFDSPSQSSSGSDHGGGGSKVSSKATKGSSAKRRPKPANVSSRSNRITPLKKSVFGTNMHTISSVVKKIGGGPVRRKSDKESTATSSSEIAKPKDVVHTSTLAAMVQAVQPSTQHIAARTPSPAIVDDDDLHQDDFEDRGFEMENIPDVEIPTPLSPPRINPQIQRVLQREAPHQVHTPDKTQPNNTLNFSPLGASSPWRIQNENVLPKTFYFARSKDLLPSYESDLVVQDENHAPKPVSHIDVLPPPAPVPAATASPMRPVTFARPTTNKTSKPSAVMFTEIQKSYDQLKATSDMSEKLITAMRKYKSNVHQTTSLGDESTPEELFTKFRQYEENMKKTYQKLKQWYDRSKHTYTNSMKAIEQAVPTTQAQKQLVENFRRNSERFLTMMDDLESAINDSNIENLSPSKSVEKSQRPAFKDIILTDRNMNDRNRSPLKTLDIVNVPPRFSPIKSPLVKASFPNRLIAVHSKSRDRFSRLSLTKPTKPPEVSAIVPAESVIEVADTLAEEHIQPSNNLPEQPQKDLFGFESDIAEEPEEDNTLLSVDPTPMKITRETLKERLQSMRKLLPPPSRTTVESSVKNHQNLPRIFNSPRRKRHIASIQNAFSSSTPLAQKRNRLPKRVMEQPEPDASNISAIGSSEVATSTENENTRPPPQESPPAAVFDEPDQELASTSLSSVNRTYSRVPRRKVKRKVNIYLANLGLSDTEEEVSEDESWHPTDSEIRNEKRRKKDQQSKPEKQPGKKRNKKAIEQTAEFQNFVSEFNSMCDQVNQYQLVIEKPTSDRLTKNRP; encoded by the exons ATGCCTATCACAACTAAGCGTCGAAGACAGACCATATTTCCACCAGATAGTCATGTGTcgggaaatagtttcatcagcAATGACCGCCACCGGAATAGGCACCGAATGCAGCCTTTGTTGGAACCGCCCGGCTCATCATCTATAATAGAAATTTCCAGCGCAGAGAATACACCTATTCCGACGCTCGGCTTGCAGGATCCTCGGTCTTCGGTGAGGATAAGTTCCGTGCAACAAGGAAGGGCTACGCGATTAACCGATGTTGACATGGTTCTGGAAGATACAG AATTGCCATCGCAAAGAATAAGAACCCAGTTGTTTCATTTGGACGAAACCAACACGAGTCTCGTAAATCTGGATGAAACAGACATGATCATACGCGATCGTCCAAAGTCATCAGTAGCACAGCGCTGGACTAGAAGCGGATCGATAATTCCCCCCGAAGCCGCAGACACCCGACGCAGTTCGGTCTATTCAATGGTAACGAAACGTAACCGACAACGGGCTCGGTCGGTAGCACAAAACTCTTCGATAGCAGTTGCAGATGTCGTACGAAGCAAGTCCTCCGCAAGACGAGATACCAATCCTGAACCTGTGAAAAACCTATCTCAGATATCTGAAGAGCAATCAAATTCAATGAATTCCAGTGGCTCACAATCCACTCCGAAACCGTTCGTCAGAGAGCTTGTAATTCAAACGAGAACCATGagaaaaaaaggtaaaaaatggTCTATTGGACAGGACAACACTGAGCATGCTTCGCAAACAAGTAGCACGCCCAATGCAATCGCTGCAGAATCTACCGTTGTTCAGTCCACAAAACCACAATCCAGTTCTAAAGAGCCAGATTCAGGATCGGTGCAGATGCGCCGCCAAGGTCGCAAGCGTTCTCGtaataaggcttccgagtctgCAACAAGTGAGCTTTCGAGTGAGCCAGCAAATCGCCCTCGCACACGATCCGTTTCCCGAACTCGTCATCCTGAAATTTTAACAAGGCGTCGAAGACGTTCGCGTAATGCATCCGATGCCAAGCATACAAAGTGTTCATCAAGTTCCGAAGAGACCGATCAAAGATCCAAACCTAAGCGTCTCCGTATTCAATCCGCTTCTCGTGGTCGTTCTCGTACTAAAGGCGTTGCAGAATCACTCATCGGTGAACCAGTAAAACAAACTCGCCCTCGAACTCGATCCGTTTCGCCAGATCGCCCACCAGAGATTTTAACAACTGGTCGCAAACGTTCACATAATGCTGCCGATGATAAGCATGCAAAGCGGTCATCAAATTCCGGAGAGGTAAGTCGAAAATCGGAATCAATCCACTCCCGAATTCAATCCGGTTCTGGTTCCCGTGATAAGACCGTAGCCGAATCTGTCATAAGTAAGCCTGCGGAAGGATCAGCGAATCGTTCTCGAACGCGATCCATTTCGCGGACTCACCAACCTCAAGCTTCAACTAATCGTCGTAATGCTTCCAATGCCAAACATACAAACCAGTCATCAAGTTCCGAAGAG GCCGTTCCAGAGTCTGTCACCAGTGAGTCTGCGGGAGGTTCAACAAATCGCCCTCGAACGCGATCCGTTTCTAGGACTCGCCAACCTGAAATGCTTACAAATCGCCCTCGAACGCGATCCGTTTCACGAACTCGCCAACCTGATAGCCTAACAAATAGTCGTAGACGTTTGCGTAATGCTAAGGACACAAAAG GAGCTCGTTCTCGCAATAAGGACGTTATCAATAAGCCTGCGGAAGAGTCAGAGATTATATCAAACCCTCGCAGAAGATCGCGTAATGCATCTGATGCTAAACACACAAAGCAGTCATCAGGTTCCGAAGAG GCCATTGCAGAATCTGTCGCCAGTGAGTCTGCGGGAAGGTCAACAAATCGCCATCGAACACGATCCGTTTCGCGAACTCGTCAACCTGATATTTTAACAAATCGTGATGGACGTTCAACGCACAAAGACCAACCGCCTAGCTCCGAAgaggataataaaaaatctaaatctTTGCGTCGtcgaaatcaatccaaatctctTAATCGTTCCCATGATAAGGCCGATGTAGAATCTGTCGCCAGTGAGCTAAGAGATCAAACTGAAAACGTTAATCGCAGGCGTCATCGCAATTTAATCGCAGCTGAATCTAACCGAATTGAGCACACAAAAAGAAAATCAAGTTACGATTCAGGATTGACAATGGTACGTTCCCGAATTCGATCCATTTCCCAATCGTGCGATGCGACGGAAAGTTCAAATAATTCTATTAAGGCGGCTGGAAACTCCAAGAAACGTACTAAAACAAAATCCTCTTTAACTGCCACGCCCAATACAACATCTCGAGCAAAATCTGTTCCCCGAGAAGTTATGCTGTCGCCCCCATCTTCGTCAATCGGAAACAAATCATCCAACGAGCACAACATTCCTGTATACCGCAAGTACGCAGAGAATGTGCTGAAACTTGCAGTCAGCCCTGCGGTGAAGTCAACAAAGCATAAATCCACTTCACGTCCTGCCGACGGTGCCGGATCCGACGTGTACATGTTCGATTCTCCCAGTCAGAGCTCATCTGGCAGTGATCATGGTGGTGGCGGCTCCAAAGTCAGCAGTAAAGCAACCAAGGGATCTAGCGCCAAGAGGCGACCCAAACCGGCCAACGTATCATCGCGTAGTAACAGGATTACACCGCTCAAGAAGTCTGTGTTCGGAACGAACATGCACACGATTTCCAGTGTAGTGAAGAAAATTGGCGGCGGACCAGTGCGGAGGAAATCCGATAAAGAATCGACGGCGACATCGTCGAGCGAAATTGCGAAGCCCAAAGATGTTGTG CACACATCAACCCTAGCCGCAATGGTGCAAGCAGTGCAGCCATCTACTCAGCACATCGCCGCTCGTACGCCTTCTCCGGCAATTGTTGATGACGACGATCTTCATCAAGATGATTTCGAAGATCGCGGTTTTGAGATGGAAAATATACCGGATGTAGAAATTCCAACGCCGTTGTCACCTCCAAGGATAAATCCTCAAATTCAACGCGTCCTGCAAAGAGAAGCTCCTCATCAGGTCCACACTCCGGACAAGACTCAGCCAAATAACACTCTGAACTTCTCCCCATTAGGAGCGTCATCTCCGTGGAGAATACAGAATGAAAACGTTCTCCCGAAGACATTCTACTTTGCTCGCTCCAAGGATCTTCTGCCATCGTATGAAAGCGATCTTGTTGTTCAGGATGAAAACCATGCACCAAAACCAGTTTCCCACATTGACGTTCTACCTCCTCCAGCACCAGTTCCTGCTGCAACAGCTTCTCCCATGCGTCCTGTAACTTTTGCGCGACCAACTACGAATAAGACATCCAAGCCTTCCGCTGTAATGTTTACGGAAATTCAGAAATCATATGATCAGCTAAAAGCTACCAGCGACATGAGCGAGAAACTCATCACGGCCATGAGAAAGTACAAATCGAACGTCCATCAGACCACCTCGTTGGGCGACGAAAGCACACCAGAAGAGCTATTCACCAAGTTCCGTCAATACGAAGAAAACATGAAGAAGACATATCAGAAGCTAAAACAATGGTACGATCGGTCCAAGCACACATACACTAACTCGATGAAGGCAATCGAGCAAGCTGTTCCAACAACTCAGGCCCAGAAACAACTGGTGGAGAACTTCCGTCGCAACTCTGAACGATTCCTAACCATGATGGATGATTTGGAATCGGCAATAAATGATTCAAACATAGAAAATCTTTCCCCATCAAAATCAGTTGAGAAATCTCAACGTCCTGCTTTTAAGGACATTATTCTTACGGATCGAAATATGAACGATCGAAACAGAAGCCCCTTAAAGACATTAGACATTGTAAATGTACCACCTAGATTCTCCCCAATTAAGTCACCACTAGTGAAAGCATCATTCCCGAATCGGTTGATTGCCGTCCATTCTAAAAGTAGAGATCGATTCAGTCGTTTGAGTTTAACCAAGCCAACAAAACCTCCTGAAGTCTCGGCCATAGTGCCTGCGGAAAGTGTAATCGAAGTAGCTGACACGTTAGCAGAAGAACATATCCAGCCTAGCAATAACCTTCCCGAACAACCCCAAAAGGATCTGTTTGGATTCGAAAGCGACATCGCCGAGGAGCCAGAAGAAGATAACACTCTGCTTTCTGTCGATCCAACACCCATGAAAATCACCCGCGAAACACTAAAGGAGCGGCTACAGAGCATGCGAAAACTGCTACCGCCACCGAGTCGAACAACCGTGGAATCCTCagtcaaaaatcatcaaaacctTCCAAGGATTTTCAACAGTCCTCGGCGAAAACGTCACATCGCATCGATTCAGAATGCATTCAGCTCTTCAACGCCACTTGCCCAGAAGCGCAATCGGTTGCCTAAACGAGTGATGGAACAACCAGAACCTGACGCCTCGAACATCTCGGCTATCGGCAGTTCCGAAGTGGCGACGTCTACGGAGAACGAAAACACCAGACCACCACCACAAGAAAGTCCTCCGGCGGCGGTTTTTGATGAGCCTGACCAGGAATTGGCATCAACTTCGTTGAGCAGCGTG aatcgaACTTACAGTCGCGTACCCCGGAGAAAGGTGAAACGGAAAGTGAACATCTATTTGGCGAATCTGGGTCTCAGTGATACCGAAGAGGAAGTATCAGAGGATGAAAGTTGGCATCCGACCGACTCGGAAATACGGAACGAGAAGCGCCGCAAAAAAGACCAGCAAAGTAAACCCGAAAAGCAGCCTGGGAAGAAGAGGAATAAAAAAGCAATTGAACAG ACGGCTGAGTTCCAGAATTTTGTCAGCGAGTTCAACAGCATGTGTGACCAGGTCAATCAGTACCAATTAGTAATCGAGAAACCAACGAGTGATCGACTCACGAAGAATCGACCATGA
- the LOC134226559 gene encoding serine/arginine repetitive matrix protein 2-like isoform X1, with protein sequence MPITTKRRRQTIFPPDSHVSGNSFISNDRHRNRHRMQPLLEPPGSSSIIEISSAENTPIPTLGLQDPRSSVRISSVQQGRATRLTDVDMVLEDTELPSQRIRTQLFHLDETNTSLVNLDETDMIIRDRPKSSVAQRWTRSGSIIPPEAADTRRSSVYSMVTKRNRQRARSVAQNSSIAVADVVRSKSSARRDTNPEPVKNLSQISEEQSNSMNSSGSQSTPKPFVRELVIQTRTMRKKGKKWSIGQDNTEHASQTSSTPNAIAAESTVVQSTKPQSSSKEPDSGSVQMRRQGRKRSRNKASESATSELSSEPANRPRTRSVSRTRHPEILTRRRRRSRNASDAKHTKCSSSSEETDQRSKPKRLRIQSASRGRSRTKGVAESLIGEPVKQTRPRTRSVSPDRPPEILTTGRKRSHNAADDKHAKRSSNSGEVSRKSESIHSRIQSGSGSRDKTVAESVISKPAEGSANRSRTRSISRTHQPQASTNRRNASNAKHTNQSSSSEEAVPESVTSESAGGSTNRPRTRSVSRTRQPEMLTNRPRTRSVSRTRQPDSLTNSRRRLRNAKDTKGSSSSEEIDQRSKTMRHPVGSVSGARSRNKDVINKPAEESEIISNPRRRSRNASDAKHTKQSSGSEEAIAESVASESAGRSTNRHRTRSVSRTRQPDILTNRDGRSTHKDQPPSSEEDNKKSKSLRRRNQSKSLNRSHDKADVESVASELRDQTENVNRRRHRNLIAAESNRIEHTKRKSSYDSGLTMVRSRIRSISQSCDATESSNNSIKAAGNSKKRTKTKSSLTATPNTTSRAKSVPREVMLSPPSSSIGNKSSNEHNIPVYRKYAENVLKLAVSPAVKSTKHKSTSRPADGAGSDVYMFDSPSQSSSGSDHGGGGSKVSSKATKGSSAKRRPKPANVSSRSNRITPLKKSVFGTNMHTISSVVKKIGGGPVRRKSDKESTATSSSEIAKPKDVVHTSTLAAMVQAVQPSTQHIAARTPSPAIVDDDDLHQDDFEDRGFEMENIPDVEIPTPLSPPRINPQIQRVLQREAPHQVHTPDKTQPNNTLNFSPLGASSPWRIQNENVLPKTFYFARSKDLLPSYESDLVVQDENHAPKPVSHIDVLPPPAPVPAATASPMRPVTFARPTTNKTSKPSAVMFTEIQKSYDQLKATSDMSEKLITAMRKYKSNVHQTTSLGDESTPEELFTKFRQYEENMKKTYQKLKQWYDRSKHTYTNSMKAIEQAVPTTQAQKQLVENFRRNSERFLTMMDDLESAINDSNIENLSPSKSVEKSQRPAFKDIILTDRNMNDRNRSPLKTLDIVNVPPRFSPIKSPLVKASFPNRLIAVHSKSRDRFSRLSLTKPTKPPEVSAIVPAESVIEVADTLAEEHIQPSNNLPEQPQKDLFGFESDIAEEPEEDNTLLSVDPTPMKITRETLKERLQSMRKLLPPPSRTTVESSVKNHQNLPRIFNSPRRKRHIASIQNAFSSSTPLAQKRNRLPKRVMEQPEPDASNISAIGSSEVATSTENENTRPPPQESPPAAVFDEPDQELASTSLSSVNRTYSRVPRRKVKRKVNIYLANLGLSDTEEEVSEDESWHPTDSEIRNEKRRKKDQQSKPEKQPGKKRNKKAIEQTAEFQNFVSEFNSMCDQVNQYQLVIEKPTSDRLTKNRP encoded by the exons ATGCCTATCACAACTAAGCGTCGAAGACAGACCATATTTCCACCAGATAGTCATGTGTcgggaaatagtttcatcagcAATGACCGCCACCGGAATAGGCACCGAATGCAGCCTTTGTTGGAACCGCCCGGCTCATCATCTATAATAGAAATTTCCAGCGCAGAGAATACACCTATTCCGACGCTCGGCTTGCAGGATCCTCGGTCTTCGGTGAGGATAAGTTCCGTGCAACAAGGAAGGGCTACGCGATTAACCGATGTTGACATGGTTCTGGAAGATACAG AATTGCCATCGCAAAGAATAAGAACCCAGTTGTTTCATTTGGACGAAACCAACACGAGTCTCGTAAATCTGGATGAAACAGACATGATCATACGCGATCGTCCAAAGTCATCAGTAGCACAGCGCTGGACTAGAAGCGGATCGATAATTCCCCCCGAAGCCGCAGACACCCGACGCAGTTCGGTCTATTCAATGGTAACGAAACGTAACCGACAACGGGCTCGGTCGGTAGCACAAAACTCTTCGATAGCAGTTGCAGATGTCGTACGAAGCAAGTCCTCCGCAAGACGAGATACCAATCCTGAACCTGTGAAAAACCTATCTCAGATATCTGAAGAGCAATCAAATTCAATGAATTCCAGTGGCTCACAATCCACTCCGAAACCGTTCGTCAGAGAGCTTGTAATTCAAACGAGAACCATGagaaaaaaaggtaaaaaatggTCTATTGGACAGGACAACACTGAGCATGCTTCGCAAACAAGTAGCACGCCCAATGCAATCGCTGCAGAATCTACCGTTGTTCAGTCCACAAAACCACAATCCAGTTCTAAAGAGCCAGATTCAGGATCGGTGCAGATGCGCCGCCAAGGTCGCAAGCGTTCTCGtaataaggcttccgagtctgCAACAAGTGAGCTTTCGAGTGAGCCAGCAAATCGCCCTCGCACACGATCCGTTTCCCGAACTCGTCATCCTGAAATTTTAACAAGGCGTCGAAGACGTTCGCGTAATGCATCCGATGCCAAGCATACAAAGTGTTCATCAAGTTCCGAAGAGACCGATCAAAGATCCAAACCTAAGCGTCTCCGTATTCAATCCGCTTCTCGTGGTCGTTCTCGTACTAAAGGCGTTGCAGAATCACTCATCGGTGAACCAGTAAAACAAACTCGCCCTCGAACTCGATCCGTTTCGCCAGATCGCCCACCAGAGATTTTAACAACTGGTCGCAAACGTTCACATAATGCTGCCGATGATAAGCATGCAAAGCGGTCATCAAATTCCGGAGAGGTAAGTCGAAAATCGGAATCAATCCACTCCCGAATTCAATCCGGTTCTGGTTCCCGTGATAAGACCGTAGCCGAATCTGTCATAAGTAAGCCTGCGGAAGGATCAGCGAATCGTTCTCGAACGCGATCCATTTCGCGGACTCACCAACCTCAAGCTTCAACTAATCGTCGTAATGCTTCCAATGCCAAACATACAAACCAGTCATCAAGTTCCGAAGAG GCCGTTCCAGAGTCTGTCACCAGTGAGTCTGCGGGAGGTTCAACAAATCGCCCTCGAACGCGATCCGTTTCTAGGACTCGCCAACCTGAAATGCTTACAAATCGCCCTCGAACGCGATCCGTTTCACGAACTCGCCAACCTGATAGCCTAACAAATAGTCGTAGACGTTTGCGTAATGCTAAGGACACAAAAGGTTCATCAAGTTCCGAAGAGATAGATCAAAGATCTAAAACAATGCGTCACCCAGTTGGATCTGTTTCAGGAGCTCGTTCTCGCAATAAGGACGTTATCAATAAGCCTGCGGAAGAGTCAGAGATTATATCAAACCCTCGCAGAAGATCGCGTAATGCATCTGATGCTAAACACACAAAGCAGTCATCAGGTTCCGAAGAG GCCATTGCAGAATCTGTCGCCAGTGAGTCTGCGGGAAGGTCAACAAATCGCCATCGAACACGATCCGTTTCGCGAACTCGTCAACCTGATATTTTAACAAATCGTGATGGACGTTCAACGCACAAAGACCAACCGCCTAGCTCCGAAgaggataataaaaaatctaaatctTTGCGTCGtcgaaatcaatccaaatctctTAATCGTTCCCATGATAAGGCCGATGTAGAATCTGTCGCCAGTGAGCTAAGAGATCAAACTGAAAACGTTAATCGCAGGCGTCATCGCAATTTAATCGCAGCTGAATCTAACCGAATTGAGCACACAAAAAGAAAATCAAGTTACGATTCAGGATTGACAATGGTACGTTCCCGAATTCGATCCATTTCCCAATCGTGCGATGCGACGGAAAGTTCAAATAATTCTATTAAGGCGGCTGGAAACTCCAAGAAACGTACTAAAACAAAATCCTCTTTAACTGCCACGCCCAATACAACATCTCGAGCAAAATCTGTTCCCCGAGAAGTTATGCTGTCGCCCCCATCTTCGTCAATCGGAAACAAATCATCCAACGAGCACAACATTCCTGTATACCGCAAGTACGCAGAGAATGTGCTGAAACTTGCAGTCAGCCCTGCGGTGAAGTCAACAAAGCATAAATCCACTTCACGTCCTGCCGACGGTGCCGGATCCGACGTGTACATGTTCGATTCTCCCAGTCAGAGCTCATCTGGCAGTGATCATGGTGGTGGCGGCTCCAAAGTCAGCAGTAAAGCAACCAAGGGATCTAGCGCCAAGAGGCGACCCAAACCGGCCAACGTATCATCGCGTAGTAACAGGATTACACCGCTCAAGAAGTCTGTGTTCGGAACGAACATGCACACGATTTCCAGTGTAGTGAAGAAAATTGGCGGCGGACCAGTGCGGAGGAAATCCGATAAAGAATCGACGGCGACATCGTCGAGCGAAATTGCGAAGCCCAAAGATGTTGTG CACACATCAACCCTAGCCGCAATGGTGCAAGCAGTGCAGCCATCTACTCAGCACATCGCCGCTCGTACGCCTTCTCCGGCAATTGTTGATGACGACGATCTTCATCAAGATGATTTCGAAGATCGCGGTTTTGAGATGGAAAATATACCGGATGTAGAAATTCCAACGCCGTTGTCACCTCCAAGGATAAATCCTCAAATTCAACGCGTCCTGCAAAGAGAAGCTCCTCATCAGGTCCACACTCCGGACAAGACTCAGCCAAATAACACTCTGAACTTCTCCCCATTAGGAGCGTCATCTCCGTGGAGAATACAGAATGAAAACGTTCTCCCGAAGACATTCTACTTTGCTCGCTCCAAGGATCTTCTGCCATCGTATGAAAGCGATCTTGTTGTTCAGGATGAAAACCATGCACCAAAACCAGTTTCCCACATTGACGTTCTACCTCCTCCAGCACCAGTTCCTGCTGCAACAGCTTCTCCCATGCGTCCTGTAACTTTTGCGCGACCAACTACGAATAAGACATCCAAGCCTTCCGCTGTAATGTTTACGGAAATTCAGAAATCATATGATCAGCTAAAAGCTACCAGCGACATGAGCGAGAAACTCATCACGGCCATGAGAAAGTACAAATCGAACGTCCATCAGACCACCTCGTTGGGCGACGAAAGCACACCAGAAGAGCTATTCACCAAGTTCCGTCAATACGAAGAAAACATGAAGAAGACATATCAGAAGCTAAAACAATGGTACGATCGGTCCAAGCACACATACACTAACTCGATGAAGGCAATCGAGCAAGCTGTTCCAACAACTCAGGCCCAGAAACAACTGGTGGAGAACTTCCGTCGCAACTCTGAACGATTCCTAACCATGATGGATGATTTGGAATCGGCAATAAATGATTCAAACATAGAAAATCTTTCCCCATCAAAATCAGTTGAGAAATCTCAACGTCCTGCTTTTAAGGACATTATTCTTACGGATCGAAATATGAACGATCGAAACAGAAGCCCCTTAAAGACATTAGACATTGTAAATGTACCACCTAGATTCTCCCCAATTAAGTCACCACTAGTGAAAGCATCATTCCCGAATCGGTTGATTGCCGTCCATTCTAAAAGTAGAGATCGATTCAGTCGTTTGAGTTTAACCAAGCCAACAAAACCTCCTGAAGTCTCGGCCATAGTGCCTGCGGAAAGTGTAATCGAAGTAGCTGACACGTTAGCAGAAGAACATATCCAGCCTAGCAATAACCTTCCCGAACAACCCCAAAAGGATCTGTTTGGATTCGAAAGCGACATCGCCGAGGAGCCAGAAGAAGATAACACTCTGCTTTCTGTCGATCCAACACCCATGAAAATCACCCGCGAAACACTAAAGGAGCGGCTACAGAGCATGCGAAAACTGCTACCGCCACCGAGTCGAACAACCGTGGAATCCTCagtcaaaaatcatcaaaacctTCCAAGGATTTTCAACAGTCCTCGGCGAAAACGTCACATCGCATCGATTCAGAATGCATTCAGCTCTTCAACGCCACTTGCCCAGAAGCGCAATCGGTTGCCTAAACGAGTGATGGAACAACCAGAACCTGACGCCTCGAACATCTCGGCTATCGGCAGTTCCGAAGTGGCGACGTCTACGGAGAACGAAAACACCAGACCACCACCACAAGAAAGTCCTCCGGCGGCGGTTTTTGATGAGCCTGACCAGGAATTGGCATCAACTTCGTTGAGCAGCGTG aatcgaACTTACAGTCGCGTACCCCGGAGAAAGGTGAAACGGAAAGTGAACATCTATTTGGCGAATCTGGGTCTCAGTGATACCGAAGAGGAAGTATCAGAGGATGAAAGTTGGCATCCGACCGACTCGGAAATACGGAACGAGAAGCGCCGCAAAAAAGACCAGCAAAGTAAACCCGAAAAGCAGCCTGGGAAGAAGAGGAATAAAAAAGCAATTGAACAG ACGGCTGAGTTCCAGAATTTTGTCAGCGAGTTCAACAGCATGTGTGACCAGGTCAATCAGTACCAATTAGTAATCGAGAAACCAACGAGTGATCGACTCACGAAGAATCGACCATGA